CTGGTCGCCCACCTTGATCCTCATGCCGTGGACCGAAGCGCGCGTGGAGCCGGGGAAGACGTAGCGCGCGTGAATCGGCAGCGTCCCCTCGTTGCGGTACGTCTGAACGACGAGGACGTCGGCGATCACGCCGCTGATGCGCACCGTCACGTTCGTCGATTTCAGGGGAAACCCCTCCCCCGCAGCGTCGTCCCCTTGCTCGACGAGAAAGTAAGGGGACAGGCTCTCGTCCTCCCGGGCCTGCGCCAGGATTGGCCCCGTCACGATCAGCAGCAAACCAAGCAAGAACGCCCCGCGTCGCCCCATCGGACCCATCGCTCTTACCTCCATTCGGCGGATCGCCGTGGTTTCGGTCCCTCCACGTGGAAGGTTACGGGCCGGCTGTGAGCCGAATCCGAGCGGAGTGTGCGAAATTGATGAAAAGCGCGTGAGCCGCAAGGCCGGCTGGAGGCCCAAGACGGCCGCAAGGCGCGGGAATGCTTGAGGTTGGCCTCTTTCAGCGCACTTGCTTGCGGAGCAGCTCCGAGGCGGAGCGGCTGGCCACGATCTCCTCGCCGTTCGTAAGGACGATGAGGAACCGGCGGTCGTCGTGCGGGCGCATCAGCTTCACGGCGTCGAGGTTCACGATGTGGGATCGGTGGACCTGGACGAACCGCTCGGGATCGAGACGGGCGGAGAGCTCGGTGAGGCTGACGTGCAGGAGGAACGGCCCTCCCGGGGCGTGGACCTCGGCGTAGTCGCCGCGCGCCTGGACGCGCCGGATCGCCGCCGCCGGTATCGGAACGATCCGATCGCCGGTCCGCGCGAACAGGCGGCGCAGCGGCGTCCCGGCGAGCGCCGTCCGCGCCCGCTCCGGCGAAGGAGGAGCCTCGGGCCCGCGGGCGAGGCGGCCCCGCACCCGCTCCAGCATCCTGCGGAACCGCTCGCGTCCGAACGGCTTCACGAGATAGTCGAGCGCGCCCAGCTCGAAGGCCGCGACCGCGTACCGGTCGTAGGCCGTCGCGAAGACGACTTCGGGCTGGTGCCGGATCTTCTGCAGCACCTCCAGACCGGAGAGCTCCGGAAGCCGGACGTCGAGGAAGACGAGCGCCGGCTGCAATCGATCGATCGCCTTGACCGCGCTGCCTCCGTCGGCCGCTTCCCCGACCAGCTCGATCCAGGCGGCGTCGGAGAGGAAGTCGCGGAGCATCCGCCGCGCTTCCGGCTCGTCCTCGACGATCAGGGCGCGGACGCGATCCTCGCTCATGCTTCGCCTTCAAGAGGGGAGCGTGACGCTCCCCGGGGCGGGAGGCTCGATTCGGCGGGCAGGAGGAGGACGACGCGATACTCGCCCGATCCGGCCGGTCCCGCGGTCATCCGCGCCTTGCCGTGATACAGAGCGTCGAGCCGGTCTTGCAGGATCCGCAGCCCCATGCCTCCTTCACCCTCCGGCTCGGGCCCGCCTGCCGCCGGCGGACCGTCTCGCCCGGCGTCGTTGCGCACCTCGAGGCGCAGCGCGCCGCCCTCGATGCGCGCTTCAATCGAGACCCGCCCTCCGGCTGCCCGCGGCGCGATCCCGTGGCGCACCGCGTTCTCGACGAGCGGCTGGAGGGAGAAGGTGGGCACGGCCCGATCGAGCGCCCCTTCCTCCGCCCGCAGCGCCGCCTCGAGGCGATCCCCGAGGCGGATCTTCTCGAGGCGCAGA
This Candidatus Polarisedimenticolia bacterium DNA region includes the following protein-coding sequences:
- a CDS encoding LytTR family DNA-binding domain-containing protein, with the protein product MSEDRVRALIVEDEPEARRMLRDFLSDAAWIELVGEAADGGSAVKAIDRLQPALVFLDVRLPELSGLEVLQKIRHQPEVVFATAYDRYAVAAFELGALDYLVKPFGRERFRRMLERVRGRLARGPEAPPSPERARTALAGTPLRRLFARTGDRIVPIPAAAIRRVQARGDYAEVHAPGGPFLLHVSLTELSARLDPERFVQVHRSHIVNLDAVKLMRPHDDRRFLIVLTNGEEIVASRSASELLRKQVR